In Nocardia sputorum, a single genomic region encodes these proteins:
- the abc-f gene encoding ribosomal protection-like ABC-F family protein — translation MSDAYIVCSNLSFSWPDDTPVFDELSFSVPGGRTGLVAPNGAGKSTLLRLIAGELRPRGGSVSVEGVLGYLPQNLPLTGDLTVAEVLGIAPVLAALNAIEAGDTSEEHFATIGSEWDIEERTRAQLERLGLGHLSPTRRLHTLSGGQVVALGLAAQLLRRPEVLVLDEPTNNLDLDARHRLYDLLADWNGCLLLVSHDRALLERMDRIAELDRGEVRFYGGNFTDYEAAVRAAREVAEKNVRNAEQELEREKRELQRARERAARRASNAARNLGNAGLPKIFAGTMKRNAQQSAGKANETHTARVGAAKSRLDQAERAMREEQRIVLELPGTDVPAGRTVFAGERIQFRYEQRTVFTGVDLVIRGPERIAVTGPNGVGKSTLLRIVHGDLAADGGVITRAEGRVAYLSQRLDLLDPERTVAENLAAFAKTMPEAQRMNLLARFLFRGSRVHLPVGALSGGERLRATLACILFAEPAPQLLLLDEPTNNLDLTGVGQLESALNAYRGAFVVVSHDERFLTEVGVQRWLRLSEDGLREVTAPGPII, via the coding sequence ATGTCCGATGCCTACATCGTTTGCTCGAACCTGTCGTTCTCCTGGCCGGACGACACCCCGGTCTTCGACGAACTGTCCTTCAGCGTGCCCGGCGGCCGGACCGGGTTGGTGGCTCCCAACGGCGCCGGAAAGAGCACCCTGCTGCGCCTGATCGCCGGTGAGCTACGGCCCCGCGGCGGCAGCGTGTCGGTCGAGGGGGTACTCGGATACCTCCCCCAGAACCTGCCGCTGACCGGCGATCTGACCGTCGCCGAGGTGCTCGGCATCGCCCCCGTGCTCGCGGCGCTGAACGCCATCGAGGCCGGGGACACCAGCGAGGAGCATTTCGCCACCATCGGCTCCGAGTGGGACATCGAGGAGCGCACCCGCGCCCAGCTGGAACGACTCGGCCTCGGCCACCTGTCCCCCACCAGGCGTCTGCACACGCTCAGTGGCGGGCAGGTCGTCGCACTGGGCCTCGCGGCGCAACTACTGCGCAGGCCGGAGGTGCTGGTACTCGACGAACCGACCAACAACCTCGACCTCGACGCCCGCCACCGGCTCTACGACCTGCTGGCGGACTGGAACGGCTGCCTGCTCCTGGTCAGCCATGATCGCGCCCTGCTCGAACGCATGGACCGCATCGCCGAACTCGACCGTGGCGAAGTGCGGTTCTACGGCGGCAATTTCACCGACTACGAAGCCGCCGTTCGTGCCGCGCGCGAGGTCGCCGAGAAGAATGTCCGCAACGCCGAGCAGGAGCTCGAGCGCGAGAAGCGAGAGCTGCAACGGGCGCGCGAACGCGCGGCGCGCCGTGCGAGCAACGCCGCACGCAACCTGGGCAACGCGGGCTTGCCGAAGATCTTCGCGGGAACGATGAAACGCAACGCCCAACAGTCGGCCGGAAAGGCGAACGAGACGCACACCGCCCGCGTGGGAGCGGCGAAAAGTAGGCTGGACCAGGCCGAACGCGCGATGCGCGAGGAACAGAGAATCGTGCTGGAACTGCCCGGCACCGACGTTCCGGCCGGACGCACGGTCTTCGCCGGTGAGCGCATCCAGTTCCGCTACGAGCAGCGGACGGTCTTCACCGGCGTCGACCTGGTGATCCGAGGGCCCGAGAGAATCGCGGTGACCGGCCCGAACGGCGTGGGGAAATCGACGCTGTTGCGGATCGTTCACGGTGACCTGGCGGCCGACGGTGGTGTGATCACCCGCGCCGAGGGCCGAGTAGCCTATCTCTCGCAACGGTTGGACCTGCTCGACCCCGAGCGGACAGTCGCGGAGAACTTGGCCGCGTTCGCGAAGACCATGCCCGAGGCCCAGCGGATGAATCTGCTGGCCCGCTTCCTGTTTCGTGGCTCGCGCGTCCATCTGCCGGTAGGCGCGCTCTCCGGTGGCGAGCGCCTGCGGGCCACGCTCGCCTGTATCTTGTTCGCCGAGCCTGCTCCGCAACTGTTGCTGCTCGACGAACCGACCAACAATCTCGACTTGACCGGTGTCGGCCAGCTGGAGAGTGCGCTGAACGCCTACCGGGGCGCCTTCGTGGTCGTCAGCCACGATGAACGCTTCCTCACCGAGGTCGGGGTGCAGCGCTGGCTGCGATTGTCCGAAGACGGGCTCCGCGAAGTCACCGCGCCCGGGCCGATCATCTGA
- a CDS encoding TetR/AcrR family transcriptional regulator: MAEVTSPAAQRASRGRIDKRQAILDAAFVVFARRGYAQACVQEIAEEAGVAKPTIYNHLNDKETLFRHALTAAGDAVLAENLSVVDRLRNPGSDLRATLADVAYRLIRACCAERSRSLRWLTYGQVAQFPDLIDIVVGRTSDQLAEALADRLARLSLSGRLRACDPATAAEQFLVLITGPMEGRSRLGTRKVSTAEMHAVATAAVDTFLRAYEAPETG, translated from the coding sequence GTGGCAGAGGTGACATCGCCGGCCGCGCAGAGGGCTTCGCGCGGGCGGATCGACAAGCGGCAGGCGATACTCGACGCGGCGTTCGTGGTATTCGCGCGCCGGGGTTACGCGCAGGCGTGCGTCCAGGAGATCGCCGAGGAGGCCGGCGTCGCCAAGCCGACGATCTACAACCACCTCAACGACAAGGAGACGTTGTTCCGGCACGCGCTGACGGCCGCCGGCGACGCGGTGCTGGCCGAGAATCTGTCGGTGGTGGACCGGTTGCGCAATCCGGGCTCCGACTTACGCGCCACCTTGGCAGACGTGGCGTACCGGCTGATCCGGGCGTGCTGCGCCGAGCGATCCCGATCGCTGCGATGGCTGACCTACGGTCAGGTCGCGCAGTTCCCCGATTTGATCGACATCGTTGTCGGCCGCACGTCCGACCAACTGGCCGAAGCACTCGCCGACCGGCTGGCGCGCCTGTCGCTGTCCGGCCGCCTGCGCGCGTGCGACCCGGCGACCGCCGCGGAACAGTTCCTCGTGCTGATTACCGGCCCGATGGAAGGCCGTTCGCGGCTGGGCACCCGCAAGGTCTCCACCGCCGAGATGCACGCGGTGGCCACAGCGGCGGTCGATACCTTCCTGCGCGCCTACGAAGCGCCGGAAACCGGCTGA